In the Rhinoderma darwinii isolate aRhiDar2 chromosome 13, aRhiDar2.hap1, whole genome shotgun sequence genome, one interval contains:
- the TTI1 gene encoding TELO2-interacting protein 1 homolog isoform X2, whose translation MASKTYPQSAFEGLRPFCVQLTMEQTVQNVKNLRTQISSTDVSSLQDLLDYVLFPLRFSLKTPGPKMPGLVQAVLECIIYILSITYLKSPISLQEMFSELCSCLPPDPLTPVAEELKLAVVLAVQSLLRSSGADVLYVLYKPPMLPEMGFTITLLLRFAEQEKSREIRLEALNCLERLLMPELKQDTSLGNLFASFLPGVCTVLTRIICGDPKQGYRITTGAIRLWAGAVNSVMSDESLAQVSEKKPVYPGLSGRVAELMVHRDRTWVKHSASRLLIHLQKITERCSADPHWKVRLALVNLAQLLHAHCWNSLGEAAGTLLQILVGHMSDDRPEVKARAREFLLKISQEGPASRTLGEVLSESLHSLAVTLPRLLSSQDDQGKLHTLALLLGYLQLLGPRLRFTLHSPAHLQRLSSALLQTLELDLCSVKVVEERLPSSVATLKQQDIAHTGVHQKTFRFFRDPNILSYIQSVCRLLGYYGDFYLLTDHFLGLYRAQRLPAVIVLNQLVLGAAGIDIESLNGGIQALEVSELLDAIRPLLEEYTDPTNWHLLTCQDSDELVDRLALLRVGGPSKPAISEMTANAWKLCLQLEGIACFAQALGSSFHPLLISALYPLLEKAGDPSLMVSGAAMVALDHVSQECGYKNINRLIELNADYLASEVSVGLRRLRHRHGGAARVLHAMLENCGPSLLPLLYELVQDLLPAIDHSQNEGAKILFPVLNSLVTRLGKWFPLADITAQVPNASIPQQMHDGSVAEEMTRFLQDHIEQHYLAKGDVEEEEFADVLPPSEEDNDNQKPSIPTHVQITKEVAEKCTHFLSHSDAQLRIQALDTLRLSLIPLHSQEDILLPLAHKIWPCLVKRLLQDEPLVLLRAFQMLVSLAASCKDFMRQRVCKDALPAFLTSLRSQALVSCHAGPVYSHTLGFKLQKAILDGSGTLCVDLALGDSDLLEVIDSCMLYLSARQPKQLQEAATR comes from the exons ATGGCATCCAAGACTTATCCACAAAGTGCATTTGAAGGTCTACGTCCGTTTTGCGTTCAGCTGACAATGGAGCAGACCGTGCAAAACGTAAAGAACTTGCGAACGCAGATCTCTTCAACCGATGTCTCTTCCCTTCAAGATCTTCTGGACTATGTTCTCTTCCCTTTGCGTTTCTCCCTGAAGACACCTGGCCCAAAAATGCCTGGATTGGTGCAAGCTGTACTTGAATGTATTATCTATATTCTCTCCATCACCTATTTAAAAAGCCCTATCTCTTTACAGGAGATGTTTAGTGAGTTATGCAGTTGTCTTCCTCCAGACCCACTTACGCCAGTGGCTGAGGAGCTGAAATTGGCAGTGGTATTAGCGGTGCAATCTCTTCTCCGATCATCTGGTGCTGATGTACTATATGTGCTGTACAAGCCGCCCATGCTGCCTGAGATGGGATTCACCATTACTCTACTGCTAAGGTTTGCAGAACAAGAGAAGTCACGGGAGATCCGACTGGAAGCTTTGAATTGTTTGGAGAGATTGCTGATGCCGGAACTCAAGCAGGACACCTCTCTGGGCAATCTATTTGCTTCCTTCCTTCCTGGAGTGTGTACAGTATTAACAAGGATAATCTGCGGGGACCCTAAACAAGGATACAGGATAACAACTGGTGCCATCAGGCTGTGGGCTGGGGCAGTCAATTCGGTAATGTCTGATGAAAGTCTAGCACAAGTATCCGAAAAGAAACCTGTATACCCCGGATTGTCTGGACGTGTGGCAGAACTTATGGTGCACAGAGACAGGACTTGGGTGAAACACTCTGCTAGCCGTTTATTGATACATCTACAAAAAATCACAGAGCGTTGCTCCGCCGACCCGCACTGGAAAGTGCGACTGGCTCTTGTGAACTTGGCTCAACTCTTGCATGCTCATTGCTGGAATTCATTAGGAGAGGCAGCAGGGACTCTCTTACAAATACTGGTAGGACATATGAGTGATGATAGACCTGAGGTCAAGGCCAGGGCCCGTGAGTTTCTGCTCAAGATTTCACAGGAAGGGCCAGCATCCAGGACACTGGGAGAGGTGCTGTCCGAGAGCCTCCATTCATTAGCCGTGACTCTTCCTAGACTGCTGAGTTCTCAGGATGACCAAGGCAAGCTACACACTTTGGCACTTCTTCTAGGATACCTGCAGCTTCTTGGGCCGAGACTTCGATTTACTCTGCATTCTCCTGCTCACCTTCAGCGCCTTTCATCTGCTCTACTGCAGACACTAGAGTTAGACTTATGCTCCGTTAAGGTAGTGGAAGAAAGACTTCCCTCTTCTGTTGCCACCCTCAAGCAGCAAGATATAGCACATACTGGAGTCCACCAGAAAACATTCCGCTTTTTTAGGGACCCAAATATTCTCTCCTATATTCAAAGTGTCTGTAGGCTCCTGGGTTATTACGGAGATTTCTATTTATTAACAGACCACTTCTTGGGGCTATATCGGGCACAGAGGCTGCCTGCTGTGATTGTGCTGAATCAGTTAGTACTAGGGGCAGCAGGGATTGATATCGAATCACTTAATGGAGGTATCCAGGCACTGGAAGTCAGTGAACTCTTGGATGCTATACGCCCTCTTTTGGAAGAGTACACAGACCCCACCAACTGGCATCTTCTTACCTGTCAGGACAGTGATGAACTTGTAGACCGGTTGGCATTGCTTCGTGTTGGTGGTCCATCAAAGCCAGCGATTAGTGAAATGACTGCTAATGCTTGGAAGCTTTGTCTGCAATTGGAGGGCATAGCTTGCTTTGCCCAGGCCCTTGGCTCCAGTTTCCACCCACTTCTTATATCTGCTCTATACCCACTGCTTGAAAAAGCTGGAGATCCTTCCTTGATGGTCAGTGGGGCAGCAATGGTGGCTTTAGACCACGTCAGCCAAGAATGTGGATACAAAAATATCAACCGGTTGATCGAACTCAATGCAGATTATTTAGCAAGTGAAGTTTCTGTTGGTCTCCGACGCCTTCGACATCGCCATGGGGGTGCTGCACGGGTATTACATGCTATGTTAGAGAATTGTGGGCCTAGTCTCCTGCCGCTGTTGTATGAacttgtccaagatctccttccaGCAATAGACCATTCGCAGAATGAAGGAGCCAAgatcctgtttcctgtgcttaattctcTTGTCACAAGATTAG gtaaaTGGTTTCCTTTAGCGGACATCACTGCCCAAGTACCCAATGCATCCATTCCGCAGCAGATGCATGATGGGAGCGTAGCAGAGGAGATGACACGGTTTCTGCAGGATCATATAGAGCAACATTATTTAGCAAAGGGAGACGTTGAAGAAGAAGAGTTTGCAG ATGTGTTGCCCCCTTCAGAAGAAGATAATGATAACCAGAAGCCTTCAATTCCCACCCATGTCCAGATCACCAAAGAGGTGGCAGAAAAATGTACGCACTTCCTGTCACATAGTGACGCACAGCTTCGCATTCAG GCACTGGACACTTTGCGTCTCTCTTTAATACCGCTTCATTCTCAAGAAGATATTCTTCTGCCACTGGCTCATAAAATCTGGCCATGCCTTGTGAAAAGACTTTTACAGGATGAACCACTAGTTCTTCTGCGAGCCTTTCAG ATGCTTGTGTCACTTGCTGCATCATGCAAAGATTTCATGCGGCAACGTGTGTGTAAAGATGCTCTTCCTGCCTTCCTTACATCTCTTCGCTCTCAGGCTCTTGTTAGCTGTCACGCTGGACCTGTATACAGCCACACTCTCGGCTTCAAGTTGCAGAAAGCTATATTGGATGGTTCAGGGACACTCTGTGTGGATTTGGCGTTGG
- the TTI1 gene encoding TELO2-interacting protein 1 homolog isoform X1 codes for MASKTYPQSAFEGLRPFCVQLTMEQTVQNVKNLRTQISSTDVSSLQDLLDYVLFPLRFSLKTPGPKMPGLVQAVLECIIYILSITYLKSPISLQEMFSELCSCLPPDPLTPVAEELKLAVVLAVQSLLRSSGADVLYVLYKPPMLPEMGFTITLLLRFAEQEKSREIRLEALNCLERLLMPELKQDTSLGNLFASFLPGVCTVLTRIICGDPKQGYRITTGAIRLWAGAVNSVMSDESLAQVSEKKPVYPGLSGRVAELMVHRDRTWVKHSASRLLIHLQKITERCSADPHWKVRLALVNLAQLLHAHCWNSLGEAAGTLLQILVGHMSDDRPEVKARAREFLLKISQEGPASRTLGEVLSESLHSLAVTLPRLLSSQDDQGKLHTLALLLGYLQLLGPRLRFTLHSPAHLQRLSSALLQTLELDLCSVKVVEERLPSSVATLKQQDIAHTGVHQKTFRFFRDPNILSYIQSVCRLLGYYGDFYLLTDHFLGLYRAQRLPAVIVLNQLVLGAAGIDIESLNGGIQALEVSELLDAIRPLLEEYTDPTNWHLLTCQDSDELVDRLALLRVGGPSKPAISEMTANAWKLCLQLEGIACFAQALGSSFHPLLISALYPLLEKAGDPSLMVSGAAMVALDHVSQECGYKNINRLIELNADYLASEVSVGLRRLRHRHGGAARVLHAMLENCGPSLLPLLYELVQDLLPAIDHSQNEGAKILFPVLNSLVTRLGKWFPLADITAQVPNASIPQQMHDGSVAEEMTRFLQDHIEQHYLAKGDVEEEEFADVLPPSEEDNDNQKPSIPTHVQITKEVAEKCTHFLSHSDAQLRIQALDTLRLSLIPLHSQEDILLPLAHKIWPCLVKRLLQDEPLVLLRAFQMLVSLAASCKDFMRQRVCKDALPAFLTSLRSQALVSCHAGPVYSHTLGFKLQKAILDGSGTLCVDLALGDSDLLEVIDSCMLYLSARQPKQLQEAATRTLLSLSQLDPDIVWLHLCDWQSPPEVPHSCLVPLSWTPRPHDEYTQNVCNVLQKLQGL; via the exons ATGGCATCCAAGACTTATCCACAAAGTGCATTTGAAGGTCTACGTCCGTTTTGCGTTCAGCTGACAATGGAGCAGACCGTGCAAAACGTAAAGAACTTGCGAACGCAGATCTCTTCAACCGATGTCTCTTCCCTTCAAGATCTTCTGGACTATGTTCTCTTCCCTTTGCGTTTCTCCCTGAAGACACCTGGCCCAAAAATGCCTGGATTGGTGCAAGCTGTACTTGAATGTATTATCTATATTCTCTCCATCACCTATTTAAAAAGCCCTATCTCTTTACAGGAGATGTTTAGTGAGTTATGCAGTTGTCTTCCTCCAGACCCACTTACGCCAGTGGCTGAGGAGCTGAAATTGGCAGTGGTATTAGCGGTGCAATCTCTTCTCCGATCATCTGGTGCTGATGTACTATATGTGCTGTACAAGCCGCCCATGCTGCCTGAGATGGGATTCACCATTACTCTACTGCTAAGGTTTGCAGAACAAGAGAAGTCACGGGAGATCCGACTGGAAGCTTTGAATTGTTTGGAGAGATTGCTGATGCCGGAACTCAAGCAGGACACCTCTCTGGGCAATCTATTTGCTTCCTTCCTTCCTGGAGTGTGTACAGTATTAACAAGGATAATCTGCGGGGACCCTAAACAAGGATACAGGATAACAACTGGTGCCATCAGGCTGTGGGCTGGGGCAGTCAATTCGGTAATGTCTGATGAAAGTCTAGCACAAGTATCCGAAAAGAAACCTGTATACCCCGGATTGTCTGGACGTGTGGCAGAACTTATGGTGCACAGAGACAGGACTTGGGTGAAACACTCTGCTAGCCGTTTATTGATACATCTACAAAAAATCACAGAGCGTTGCTCCGCCGACCCGCACTGGAAAGTGCGACTGGCTCTTGTGAACTTGGCTCAACTCTTGCATGCTCATTGCTGGAATTCATTAGGAGAGGCAGCAGGGACTCTCTTACAAATACTGGTAGGACATATGAGTGATGATAGACCTGAGGTCAAGGCCAGGGCCCGTGAGTTTCTGCTCAAGATTTCACAGGAAGGGCCAGCATCCAGGACACTGGGAGAGGTGCTGTCCGAGAGCCTCCATTCATTAGCCGTGACTCTTCCTAGACTGCTGAGTTCTCAGGATGACCAAGGCAAGCTACACACTTTGGCACTTCTTCTAGGATACCTGCAGCTTCTTGGGCCGAGACTTCGATTTACTCTGCATTCTCCTGCTCACCTTCAGCGCCTTTCATCTGCTCTACTGCAGACACTAGAGTTAGACTTATGCTCCGTTAAGGTAGTGGAAGAAAGACTTCCCTCTTCTGTTGCCACCCTCAAGCAGCAAGATATAGCACATACTGGAGTCCACCAGAAAACATTCCGCTTTTTTAGGGACCCAAATATTCTCTCCTATATTCAAAGTGTCTGTAGGCTCCTGGGTTATTACGGAGATTTCTATTTATTAACAGACCACTTCTTGGGGCTATATCGGGCACAGAGGCTGCCTGCTGTGATTGTGCTGAATCAGTTAGTACTAGGGGCAGCAGGGATTGATATCGAATCACTTAATGGAGGTATCCAGGCACTGGAAGTCAGTGAACTCTTGGATGCTATACGCCCTCTTTTGGAAGAGTACACAGACCCCACCAACTGGCATCTTCTTACCTGTCAGGACAGTGATGAACTTGTAGACCGGTTGGCATTGCTTCGTGTTGGTGGTCCATCAAAGCCAGCGATTAGTGAAATGACTGCTAATGCTTGGAAGCTTTGTCTGCAATTGGAGGGCATAGCTTGCTTTGCCCAGGCCCTTGGCTCCAGTTTCCACCCACTTCTTATATCTGCTCTATACCCACTGCTTGAAAAAGCTGGAGATCCTTCCTTGATGGTCAGTGGGGCAGCAATGGTGGCTTTAGACCACGTCAGCCAAGAATGTGGATACAAAAATATCAACCGGTTGATCGAACTCAATGCAGATTATTTAGCAAGTGAAGTTTCTGTTGGTCTCCGACGCCTTCGACATCGCCATGGGGGTGCTGCACGGGTATTACATGCTATGTTAGAGAATTGTGGGCCTAGTCTCCTGCCGCTGTTGTATGAacttgtccaagatctccttccaGCAATAGACCATTCGCAGAATGAAGGAGCCAAgatcctgtttcctgtgcttaattctcTTGTCACAAGATTAG gtaaaTGGTTTCCTTTAGCGGACATCACTGCCCAAGTACCCAATGCATCCATTCCGCAGCAGATGCATGATGGGAGCGTAGCAGAGGAGATGACACGGTTTCTGCAGGATCATATAGAGCAACATTATTTAGCAAAGGGAGACGTTGAAGAAGAAGAGTTTGCAG ATGTGTTGCCCCCTTCAGAAGAAGATAATGATAACCAGAAGCCTTCAATTCCCACCCATGTCCAGATCACCAAAGAGGTGGCAGAAAAATGTACGCACTTCCTGTCACATAGTGACGCACAGCTTCGCATTCAG GCACTGGACACTTTGCGTCTCTCTTTAATACCGCTTCATTCTCAAGAAGATATTCTTCTGCCACTGGCTCATAAAATCTGGCCATGCCTTGTGAAAAGACTTTTACAGGATGAACCACTAGTTCTTCTGCGAGCCTTTCAG ATGCTTGTGTCACTTGCTGCATCATGCAAAGATTTCATGCGGCAACGTGTGTGTAAAGATGCTCTTCCTGCCTTCCTTACATCTCTTCGCTCTCAGGCTCTTGTTAGCTGTCACGCTGGACCTGTATACAGCCACACTCTCGGCTTCAAGTTGCAGAAAGCTATATTGGATGGTTCAGGGACACTCTGTGTGGATTTGGCGTTGG